The Falco peregrinus isolate bFalPer1 chromosome 9, bFalPer1.pri, whole genome shotgun sequence genome includes a window with the following:
- the TMEM41B gene encoding transmembrane protein 41B has protein sequence MAQRRAAERGPCRAAAESARHQRQLLEGKAQAEGGSARTSLLILVSIFLSAAFLMFLVYKNFPQLSEGERECIKVPRDMDDAKALGKVLSKYKDTFYVQVLVAYFATYVFLQTFAIPGSIFLSILSGFLYPFPLALFLVCLCSGLGASFCYMLSYLVGRPVVYRYLTEKAVKWSEQVERHREHLINYIIFLRITPFLPNWFINITSPVINVPLKVFFIGTFLGVAPPSFVAIKAGTTLYQLTTAGEAVSWNSVFVLMILAILSILPAVFQKKLKQKFE, from the exons ATGGCGCAGCGGCGTGCGGCGGAGCGCGGGCCTTGCCGGGCGGCGGCGGAGAGCGCCAGGCACCAGCGGCAGCTTCTAGAAG ggAAAGCTCAGGCAGAAGGTGGATCAGCACGGACATCACTTCTTATTTTAGTGTCCATCTTCTTATCAGCTGCTTTCCTTATGTTTCTGGTATATAAAAATTTCCCACAACTTAGTGA aggagaaagagaatgTATAAAGGTTCCTAGAGATATGGATGATGCGAAGGCATTGGGAAAAGTCCTGTCCAAATATAAGGACACATTTTATGTTCAAGTGTTAGTGGCTTATTTTGCCACATATGTTTT CTTGCAAACATTTGCAATTCCTGGGTCTATATTTCTCAGTATCCTGTCAGGGTTTCTTTATCCCTTTCCACTGGCCTTATTTCTTGTTTGTCTG TGCTCAGGACTTGGAGCTTCATTTTGCTATATGCTTTCATACCTAGTGGGACGTCCTGTTGTATACAGATActtaacagaaaaagcagtaaaatggtCAGAACAG GTTGAACGACACAGAGAACACCTCATTAACTACATAATATTTTTGAGAATAACACCTTTTCTTCCCAATTGGTTTATCAATATAACATCTCCTGTAATTAACGTGCcattgaaagtatttttcattggCACTTTTCTAG GTGTGGCGCCACCGTCTTTTGTAGCCATTAAGGCAGGAACAACGCTGTACCAACTTACGACAGCAGGGGAAGCTGTTTCCTGGAACTCTGTTTTTGTTCTCATGATTCTAGCCATCCTCTCCATCCTACCAGCTGTCtttcagaagaaactgaaacagaagtttGAATAA